A genomic region of Oryza glaberrima chromosome 1, OglaRS2, whole genome shotgun sequence contains the following coding sequences:
- the LOC127756411 gene encoding probable calcium-binding protein CML10, which produces MVKIKMPALFRRRSGSKSPPLPQADPASGGGSPAPTPEEEMERVFRKFDANGDGRISRSELGALFESLGHAATDDELARMMAEADADGDGFISLDEFAALNATASGDAAAVEEDLRHAFRVFDADGNGTISAAELARVLHGLGEKATVQQCRRMIEGVDQNGDGLISFEEFKVMMAGGGSFAKIA; this is translated from the coding sequence ATGGTCAAGATCAAGATGCCCGCCCTAttccgccgccggagcggctccaagtcgccgccgctgccgcaggcCGACCCCGCGTCCGGCGGCGGGtccccggcgccgacgccggaggaggagatggagcggGTGTTCCGCAAGTTCGACGCCAACGGCGACGGCCGGATCTCGCGGTCCGAGCTCGGCGCGCTGTTTGAGAGCCTCGGGCACGCGGCCaccgacgacgagctcgcccGCATGATGGCCGAGGcggacgccgacggcgacggcttcaTCAGCCTCGACGAGTTCGCCGCCCTCAACGCCACCGccagcggcgacgcggccgccgtcgaggaGGACCTCCGCCACGCCTTCCGCGTCTTCGACGCCGACGGCAACGgcaccatctccgccgccgagctcgcccgCGTCCTCCACGGCCTCGGCGAGAAGGCCACCGTCCAGCAGTGCCGCCGCATGATCGAGGGCGTCGACCAGAACGGCGACGGCCTCATCTCCTTCGAGGAATTCAAGGTCATGATGGCCGGAGGCGGCTCCTTCGCCAAGATCGCCTAG